In the bacterium genome, one interval contains:
- a CDS encoding GNAT family N-acetyltransferase, whose protein sequence is MDFRIRPATSEDIEDLAKLLSVLYAIEKDFTPDRRKQLKGLTMMLGASEERIVLVAERQSAIIGMVTGQITISTAEGGLSAIIEDLVVQAPFRGKGVGKKLLLAVENWARSMGVVRVTLLADKDNLPAADFYDKAGWGKTNMICRKKESFHSEAEESRMHHQSQGRAKRAHNA, encoded by the coding sequence ATGGATTTCCGGATACGGCCCGCGACCTCGGAGGATATCGAGGATCTCGCCAAGCTGCTTAGCGTTCTTTACGCGATAGAAAAAGATTTCACCCCCGACAGGAGGAAGCAGCTCAAGGGGCTGACCATGATGCTGGGGGCCTCGGAGGAGAGAATCGTCCTCGTCGCGGAGCGCCAGTCGGCCATCATTGGAATGGTGACCGGGCAGATAACCATATCCACGGCGGAGGGAGGTCTTTCGGCCATCATTGAAGACCTCGTCGTGCAGGCCCCCTTCAGGGGGAAAGGTGTCGGCAAAAAGCTCCTTCTGGCCGTGGAAAACTGGGCCAGGTCGATGGGCGTCGTCAGGGTTACCCTGCTGGCGGACAAAGACAATCTGCCCGCAGCCGACTTTTACGACAAGGCGGGCTGGGGGAAGACGAACATGATCTGCCGGAAAAAAGAGAGCTTCCACTCGGAAGCGGAAGAATCGAGAATGCACCACCAGTCCCAGGGAAGAGCGAAAAGGGCGCATAACGCCTGA
- a CDS encoding PAS domain S-box protein, with protein MTDSGAKERFVSSSGEAEGRSENPEDLKGVPLLVKLLTSSSLPFGICYPDGRLCEFNDAALNLLGYTREELSSLNWIRDLTPPEWLAQSQKHLQELEKTGVPVRYEKEYIKKGGKRVPVELLVHQKRDAEGKTLYYYTFILDISRQKEAQRKLQDANERFRQLLLASPSVLYTMRSDGDFGLTFVSENVAGMLGYHARKYTSEPGFWIESVHPEDLPEVLGGLTELKKSSHIVLEYRLRRRDGRYIWVRDERELLPGAQGDSPYVVGSLSDVTKEKMEEARRFEAERNLWQYQKNESLGIMAGGIAHDFNNILTGILGNAELALGLLDPGSGVRENIEAVIASSRRAAELTDKMLAYSGRGSFHLAPLSLARVVRESSDVLRSFAPLKCSIRYLLDEDAPRINADPDKLRQLLTNLVSNSAEALESVGGTITVAVRALHLTGETQGDTFMTDGLPEGDYVALEVSDTGCGIDKKIVANIFDPFFTTKFAGRGLGLSAVIGIAKAHGAAVRVKSETGKGATFEVLFPALPRLVQDLPGTPGPESNWKGSGAILVIDDEEIVRTILERMLTTAGFEVVTAKNGLEGLEKFKARQGDFRVVLLDMGMPEMNGAEVFKRLRALKPDVKVILVTGLRIDDVAREFREGGLVGMVQKPFHYKDLINQIRCCL; from the coding sequence GTGACCGATTCCGGCGCGAAGGAGAGGTTTGTCTCTTCTTCCGGTGAGGCAGAGGGCAGGAGTGAAAATCCTGAAGACCTCAAAGGGGTTCCTTTACTTGTAAAACTTCTGACAAGCTCCTCCCTCCCTTTTGGAATATGTTATCCCGACGGCAGACTCTGCGAATTCAACGACGCCGCCCTGAACCTCCTCGGCTACACCCGCGAAGAACTCTCCTCCCTCAACTGGATACGCGACCTTACTCCTCCGGAATGGCTCGCCCAGAGCCAGAAACACCTTCAGGAACTAGAAAAAACCGGAGTTCCGGTTCGCTACGAGAAAGAATACATAAAAAAAGGCGGCAAGAGGGTTCCGGTAGAGCTCCTTGTGCACCAAAAGCGCGACGCGGAGGGGAAAACTCTCTACTATTATACCTTCATTCTGGACATCAGCAGGCAGAAAGAGGCCCAAAGGAAGCTGCAGGACGCCAACGAGCGCTTCCGCCAACTCCTCCTCGCCTCCCCCTCGGTCCTTTACACCATGCGGTCGGACGGCGACTTCGGTCTTACTTTCGTAAGTGAGAACGTTGCCGGCATGCTCGGCTACCACGCCAGAAAATACACCTCCGAGCCGGGTTTCTGGATTGAATCGGTTCACCCGGAGGATCTGCCGGAGGTCCTGGGGGGGCTTACGGAACTAAAAAAGAGCAGTCACATCGTCCTGGAGTACCGCTTGAGGCGAAGGGACGGCCGGTACATCTGGGTGCGCGACGAGAGGGAGCTCCTTCCTGGCGCACAGGGGGATTCCCCCTACGTCGTCGGCTCGCTCTCCGACGTGACCAAAGAGAAGATGGAGGAGGCCAGACGCTTCGAGGCCGAACGCAATCTGTGGCAGTACCAGAAGAACGAAAGCCTCGGGATAATGGCGGGCGGAATCGCCCACGATTTCAACAATATCCTGACCGGCATACTCGGCAACGCGGAACTGGCCCTCGGCCTCCTCGATCCCGGGTCCGGCGTCAGGGAGAACATAGAGGCGGTCATAGCGTCGAGCAGGCGGGCCGCCGAACTGACGGACAAGATGCTCGCCTATTCCGGCAGGGGGAGTTTTCACCTCGCGCCGCTCTCCCTCGCCAGAGTGGTGCGCGAGTCCAGCGACGTGCTGCGCTCTTTCGCGCCTCTGAAGTGCTCTATCCGCTACCTGCTCGACGAAGACGCGCCGCGCATAAACGCCGACCCGGACAAGCTCCGTCAGCTTCTGACCAATCTCGTGTCCAATTCCGCCGAAGCTCTCGAAAGCGTGGGGGGTACGATTACCGTTGCCGTGCGCGCTCTCCATCTCACGGGAGAGACCCAGGGCGACACTTTTATGACCGATGGTCTTCCCGAGGGAGACTACGTGGCGCTTGAGGTCTCCGACACCGGTTGCGGCATAGATAAAAAAATAGTCGCCAACATCTTCGACCCCTTCTTTACCACGAAGTTCGCGGGAAGAGGACTCGGCCTCTCGGCGGTTATCGGAATAGCAAAAGCCCACGGAGCGGCGGTGAGGGTGAAAAGCGAGACGGGAAAAGGCGCAACCTTCGAGGTGCTTTTTCCCGCGCTCCCACGGCTTGTTCAGGATCTTCCCGGGACGCCCGGCCCGGAATCGAACTGGAAGGGAAGCGGAGCGATTCTCGTTATCGACGACGAGGAGATAGTTCGCACCATCCTGGAGCGGATGCTCACAACCGCCGGCTTCGAGGTCGTGACGGCGAAAAACGGCCTTGAGGGGCTGGAAAAGTTTAAGGCTCGCCAAGGGGATTTCCGCGTCGTCCTGCTGGATATGGGGATGCCGGAGATGAACGGCGCGGAAGTCTTCAAGAGACTTCGCGCCCTAAAGCCTGACGTAAAAGTTATCCTCGTGACCGGCCTTCGCATCGACGACGTGGCCAGGGAATTCCGGGAGGGAGGTCTCGTCGGCATGGTTCAAAAACCCTTCCACTACAAGGATCTGATAAACCAGATACGCTGCTGTCTCTGA
- a CDS encoding hydroxylamine reductase, which yields MFCQQCEQTIGGKACEKKVGACGKTHEVSALQDLLTYCVRGLSHFAVEARKIGISDPSVGRFISEALFSTLTNVDFDPKRFEQLINQAVGLRESLKAKIAQKGGKTSFADPAAAFMPAGTLEGLIKQGEDAGLPIDWDAGADIASLQEITLLGLRGVAAYADHAAILGQVDDAVYAAMEDKLSKITDRSLGLTEWIGITLDTGKVNLRAMELLDAANTGTYGHPVPTPVPLGHKAGKAILISGHDLKDLEELLKQTEGKGINIYTHGEMLPTHGYPGLKKYPHLYGNYGTAWQNQRKEFAQFPGAILMTTNCLMEPVDAYKANIFTTGLVGWPGVTHVKNGDFGLVVKKALEMDGFASDLDKDSVLVGFARNTVLGVADKVIEGVKSGAIKHFFLVGGCDGAKPGRNYYTEFVEKAPKDTIILTLACGKYRFFDKKIGDIGGIPRLLDVGQCNDAYSAVQIATALAGAFNCGVNDLPLSIICSWYEQKAVAILLTLLSLGIKGIRLGPSMPAFISPNVLDVLVQNFDIKPIGNVDEDIKACLAK from the coding sequence ATGTTCTGCCAGCAATGTGAACAGACGATAGGCGGCAAGGCCTGCGAAAAGAAAGTCGGCGCCTGCGGCAAAACCCACGAGGTAAGCGCCCTTCAGGATCTCTTAACCTACTGCGTACGCGGTCTCTCCCATTTTGCGGTCGAGGCGCGAAAGATCGGGATCAGCGACCCCTCCGTCGGAAGATTTATCTCCGAGGCGCTTTTTTCGACCCTGACCAACGTCGATTTCGACCCGAAACGCTTCGAGCAGCTTATCAATCAGGCTGTCGGCCTCCGCGAGTCGCTGAAGGCGAAGATCGCGCAGAAAGGCGGAAAGACCTCCTTCGCCGACCCCGCAGCCGCCTTCATGCCCGCAGGCACTCTGGAAGGGCTTATAAAGCAGGGCGAGGACGCCGGGCTCCCCATCGACTGGGATGCCGGGGCCGATATCGCCTCCCTCCAGGAGATTACCCTTCTCGGCCTTCGCGGAGTCGCGGCCTACGCCGACCACGCCGCCATACTCGGTCAGGTTGACGACGCGGTTTACGCGGCGATGGAAGATAAGCTCTCGAAGATTACCGACCGCTCGCTGGGCCTCACCGAGTGGATAGGGATAACCCTCGACACCGGCAAGGTAAACCTCCGGGCCATGGAGCTACTCGACGCCGCCAACACCGGCACCTACGGCCACCCGGTGCCCACCCCCGTCCCCCTCGGCCACAAGGCGGGCAAGGCGATACTCATCTCCGGCCACGACCTCAAGGACCTCGAAGAATTGCTCAAGCAGACCGAAGGGAAGGGGATAAACATCTACACCCACGGCGAGATGCTGCCCACCCACGGCTACCCCGGCCTCAAGAAGTACCCCCACCTCTACGGTAACTACGGCACCGCGTGGCAGAACCAGAGAAAGGAATTCGCCCAGTTTCCCGGCGCGATTCTCATGACCACCAACTGCCTCATGGAGCCGGTGGACGCTTACAAGGCCAACATCTTCACCACCGGGCTGGTCGGCTGGCCCGGCGTGACCCACGTTAAGAACGGGGATTTCGGCCTTGTCGTCAAGAAGGCCCTCGAAATGGACGGCTTCGCCTCCGACCTCGACAAGGATTCCGTGCTTGTCGGTTTCGCGAGAAACACCGTCCTCGGCGTAGCGGACAAGGTGATAGAAGGCGTCAAATCCGGCGCGATAAAGCACTTCTTCCTCGTCGGCGGGTGCGACGGCGCTAAGCCCGGCCGCAACTACTACACCGAATTCGTCGAAAAGGCCCCCAAAGACACGATAATCCTTACGCTCGCCTGCGGAAAGTACCGCTTCTTCGACAAGAAGATAGGCGACATCGGCGGCATACCGCGCCTTCTTGACGTAGGCCAGTGCAACGACGCCTACTCCGCCGTGCAGATAGCCACCGCCCTCGCCGGGGCCTTCAACTGCGGCGTAAACGACCTCCCCCTCTCGATAATCTGCAGCTGGTACGAGCAGAAGGCGGTCGCCATCCTTCTTACCCTGCTCAGCCTCGGCATAAAGGGAATCCGCCTCGGGCCCTCCATGCCCGCTTTCATCTCGCCGAACGTCCTCGACGTACTCGTCCAGAACTTCGACATAAAGCCGATAGGCAACGTAGACGAAGATATAAAAGCCTGTCTGGCGAAGTAA
- a CDS encoding electron transfer flavoprotein subunit beta/FixA family protein has product MVVCIKQVPSSTKVNIDPETKTLMRGGVGAMLNPFDEFAIEEGVRLAEKHGGECIALTMGPPQATDILRTALEQGCDKGYLASDRAFAGSDTLATSRTLASAIRAIEKRDGPVDLVICGQQAIDGDTGQVGPSLAVRMNLPPLSYVSKVREVDLEKREITVERMLERGTQVVRSELPAVLTVVKAINLPRFPSLLAKRKARTRPVEKLTLADLDITEADTGLKGSPTRVVKIFPPEERKIASVVYTGDPKESAGKLALDLAKLLGHGGAS; this is encoded by the coding sequence ATAGTAGTCTGCATTAAACAGGTGCCTTCGAGCACGAAGGTGAACATAGACCCCGAGACGAAGACCCTGATGCGCGGGGGGGTGGGCGCGATGCTGAACCCCTTCGACGAATTCGCCATAGAGGAGGGAGTGCGCCTCGCCGAGAAGCACGGCGGGGAGTGCATAGCCCTCACGATGGGGCCGCCGCAGGCCACCGACATACTGCGGACGGCGCTGGAGCAGGGGTGCGACAAGGGGTATCTCGCTTCCGACCGCGCCTTCGCGGGTTCCGATACCCTCGCCACCTCGCGCACCCTCGCGAGCGCGATACGCGCGATAGAAAAACGCGATGGGCCGGTTGACCTCGTCATCTGCGGCCAGCAGGCCATCGACGGCGACACCGGGCAGGTGGGGCCGAGCCTCGCCGTCCGCATGAACCTCCCGCCGCTGTCCTACGTCTCGAAGGTCCGCGAAGTGGACCTGGAGAAGCGGGAAATCACAGTCGAACGGATGCTTGAGCGCGGCACGCAGGTGGTCCGTAGCGAGCTTCCGGCGGTTCTTACGGTGGTAAAGGCGATAAACCTCCCGCGCTTTCCCTCCCTCCTCGCCAAACGCAAGGCCAGGACAAGACCGGTTGAAAAGCTGACCCTGGCCGATCTGGATATCACCGAGGCGGATACCGGCCTCAAGGGCTCGCCCACGCGGGTGGTAAAGATATTTCCCCCGGAGGAGCGCAAGATAGCCTCGGTGGTCTACACCGGCGACCCCAAGGAATCCGCCGGAAAGCTCGCCCTTGACCTTGCGAAGCTGCTCGGCCACGGGGGCGCGTCATGA
- a CDS encoding 4Fe-4S dicluster domain-containing protein: MTALAIDRDLCTLCGTCVGVCPVDALAIKGDKLEVNENCTLCGTCVGVCPVNALSIPEEAAKESAFSGRGILVYAERGDGGITSATFELIGKAAELSATLGTPVSALLLGHGAAHLASELFAYGADRVYLSEDPQFADYRTEVCGETALAIVEKFKPEAVLLSATVEGRDLGSFLASRLNTGLTADCTELAIDPETRNLLQTRPAFGGNIMATILCAKNRPQMATVRPKVFAMPERRERTGEIVTCEPVRIPHPRTEVLEYIPFEGGVDISEAEVIVSGGQGLRKAENFALLRELAEVLGGTIGASRSAVDAGWVAHERQVGQTGKTVRPVIYVACGISGAIQHLAGMNQSDIIIAINTDPEAPIMKVANYAVVGDLSIVVPELTRQLKELLKGR; this comes from the coding sequence ATGACCGCCCTCGCCATAGACCGCGACCTTTGCACCCTCTGCGGAACCTGCGTCGGCGTTTGCCCGGTGGACGCCCTCGCGATAAAGGGCGACAAGCTCGAAGTCAATGAGAACTGCACCCTTTGCGGGACCTGCGTGGGAGTCTGCCCGGTCAACGCCCTCTCGATACCGGAAGAGGCCGCGAAGGAAAGCGCTTTTTCCGGGCGCGGGATACTCGTCTACGCCGAACGCGGGGACGGGGGAATCACAAGCGCGACCTTCGAGCTTATCGGTAAGGCGGCGGAGCTTTCCGCCACCCTCGGAACCCCCGTTTCGGCGCTTCTTCTGGGCCACGGCGCGGCTCACCTTGCAAGCGAGCTGTTCGCCTACGGGGCCGACAGGGTTTACCTCTCGGAGGACCCGCAGTTCGCCGATTACCGTACCGAGGTATGCGGCGAGACCGCGCTGGCCATCGTCGAAAAATTCAAGCCCGAGGCGGTGCTCCTCAGCGCCACCGTAGAGGGGCGCGATCTCGGCAGCTTTCTGGCTAGCAGGCTGAATACCGGCCTAACCGCCGACTGCACCGAGCTCGCCATCGACCCGGAGACGAGAAACCTCCTCCAGACCCGCCCCGCCTTCGGCGGAAACATAATGGCGACGATACTTTGCGCCAAAAACCGCCCGCAGATGGCCACGGTGAGGCCGAAGGTTTTCGCGATGCCCGAGAGGCGGGAGCGGACCGGCGAAATCGTAACCTGCGAACCCGTCCGGATACCCCATCCGCGCACAGAAGTGCTGGAGTACATACCCTTCGAGGGCGGCGTGGATATCTCCGAGGCGGAGGTAATCGTTTCGGGAGGGCAGGGGCTTCGCAAGGCGGAGAACTTCGCGCTGCTAAGGGAGCTCGCGGAGGTTCTCGGCGGGACCATCGGCGCTTCGCGTTCGGCGGTGGACGCGGGCTGGGTAGCGCACGAGCGGCAGGTGGGACAGACAGGAAAGACCGTCCGCCCGGTAATCTACGTCGCTTGCGGAATCTCCGGGGCGATACAGCACCTCGCCGGGATGAACCAGTCGGACATCATAATAGCCATAAACACCGACCCCGAGGCCCCGATAATGAAGGTGGCCAATTACGCGGTCGTGGGCGATCTGTCGATTGTCGTCCCGGAGTTGACGCGGCAACTCAAAGAACTTCTCAAAGGCCGTTGA
- a CDS encoding DUF883 family protein — protein sequence MAERDVQAELENLKSEMSKLRADFAGVAAALKGAGAAEAASLRESTGEFAASLKEQLRHAMEEAKAKGKKSVEAVEHQVGEHPFITILAAFGIGFLVAKVLDRNRS from the coding sequence ATGGCTGAACGCGATGTGCAGGCTGAACTGGAAAATCTCAAGTCCGAGATGTCCAAACTCCGCGCCGATTTCGCCGGAGTCGCCGCCGCGCTGAAGGGCGCGGGCGCGGCCGAGGCTGCTTCCCTGAGGGAGAGCACCGGCGAATTCGCCGCTTCCCTGAAGGAACAGCTTCGCCACGCCATGGAAGAGGCGAAGGCCAAGGGGAAGAAGTCCGTCGAGGCCGTCGAGCATCAGGTGGGCGAGCACCCCTTCATAACGATTCTCGCGGCCTTCGGCATCGGCTTTCTGGTCGCCAAGGTTCTGGACAGGAACAGATCCTGA
- a CDS encoding YkgJ family cysteine cluster protein, with product MRLSTTVLAGFAKRLRGGGDYASCRQCGACCERWGGTLLASESDVAAWKSEGREDLLSRVGPMGEIWLDPSTGIREKRCPYLSRASSGLAACLINGQKPLMCRQYPGPVQSFRCIGKVRFPLHPYWTADRVTLA from the coding sequence ATGCGTCTTTCCACTACGGTTCTGGCCGGTTTCGCGAAACGGCTTCGGGGCGGGGGCGATTACGCCTCTTGCAGGCAGTGCGGGGCCTGCTGCGAGCGCTGGGGCGGAACGCTTCTGGCGAGCGAGAGCGACGTTGCGGCGTGGAAAAGCGAGGGGAGGGAGGATCTTCTTTCCCGCGTGGGTCCCATGGGAGAAATCTGGCTCGACCCCTCTACGGGAATTCGCGAAAAGAGGTGCCCCTATCTCTCCCGCGCTTCTTCGGGTCTCGCCGCCTGCCTGATAAACGGGCAAAAGCCGCTGATGTGCAGGCAATACCCCGGCCCCGTGCAGAGCTTCCGCTGCATAGGGAAGGTCCGCTTCCCGCTCCACCCCTACTGGACCGCCGACCGGGTGACTCTGGCCTGA
- a CDS encoding sensor domain-containing diguanylate cyclase codes for MDDSELTRLKQEFSALVDIGKALTSTLGRRELISIIMEKVTELLHPKVWSLLLIDERTGDLVFEIAVSPTPRKLTGKRMPRGEGIAGWVAVNGEPILIRDVSKDARFTRRFDKSIGFETRSIICVPLKFGKKITGVIEFVNSVEDKEFGEQDLELLSTVADFVAIAIENAKNFAIIQELVITDDLTGLYNTRHILSCLDKEVERAKRFKTSVSFIFLDIDRFKRINDTYGHLVGSKLISEVGKFISQMMRKTDMAARYGGDEFVVILPNTAKEGAVIFTEKLHESMRHRIFLASEGMDIRITASFGVATYPDDADSKLSLVNVADKLMYQVKETTRDGVKSA; via the coding sequence ATGGACGACAGCGAACTTACAAGACTAAAGCAGGAGTTTTCGGCGCTCGTCGATATCGGCAAGGCGCTGACCTCGACCCTTGGAAGGCGCGAGCTAATCTCCATAATCATGGAGAAGGTCACGGAGCTTCTCCATCCCAAGGTATGGTCCCTCCTGCTCATTGACGAGCGGACCGGCGACCTCGTCTTCGAGATCGCCGTCTCTCCGACGCCCAGAAAGCTCACCGGCAAGCGCATGCCGCGCGGCGAAGGCATCGCCGGGTGGGTCGCCGTCAACGGAGAGCCGATACTCATCCGGGACGTCTCCAAGGACGCGCGTTTCACCAGAAGATTCGACAAATCCATAGGTTTCGAGACCCGCTCGATAATCTGCGTGCCCCTCAAATTCGGCAAAAAGATCACCGGCGTCATCGAATTCGTCAACAGCGTCGAAGACAAGGAATTCGGCGAACAGGACCTTGAGCTTCTCTCCACCGTCGCCGACTTCGTCGCCATCGCCATAGAAAACGCCAAAAACTTCGCCATCATTCAGGAACTGGTCATCACCGACGACCTGACCGGCCTTTACAACACCCGCCACATACTCTCCTGCCTCGACAAGGAAGTCGAGCGGGCGAAGCGCTTCAAGACCTCCGTCTCCTTCATCTTCCTCGACATCGACCGTTTCAAGAGGATAAACGACACCTACGGCCACCTTGTCGGCAGCAAGCTCATCTCGGAGGTCGGCAAGTTCATAAGCCAGATGATGAGAAAGACGGACATGGCGGCGCGTTACGGAGGCGACGAATTCGTTGTAATCCTGCCGAACACCGCCAAAGAGGGCGCAGTAATCTTCACGGAAAAGCTTCACGAGTCGATGCGCCACCGCATCTTTCTCGCGAGCGAGGGGATGGACATAAGGATTACCGCGAGTTTCGGCGTGGCCACCTATCCCGACGACGCGGATTCAAAGCTTTCGCTGGTCAACGTGGCGGACAAGCTGATGTACCAAGTCAAGGAAACTACGCGCGACGGCGTTAAGTCAGCCTAG
- the hypE gene encoding hydrogenase expression/formation protein HypE, which yields MDRINRAHGGGGTKMRSLIKDIFLENFKSPELAKLNDYAAVTLPPGRVALTTDSFVVDPWEFPGGNIGDLAVCGTVNDLAMSGATPLYLTTGFILPEGFPLGDLRKIVKAMALRAEEAGVAIVAGDTKVVEAGCGPFLNTAGVGVIPEGVEIAGENARPGDAVIITGVAGSHGIAVLSKREGISFSTEILSDAAPLCGITRALLTGGALPHVLRDPTRGGVAEALNEIASQSGVEIEIDDNLIPLEAGVRSACDLLGYDPLHVANEGCMLVIIPGELKEKALGIIRGCRYGERAEIIGEVRAGTPRVVARTILGSRRLVDAPAGELLPRIC from the coding sequence ATGGACAGGATAAACCGGGCTCACGGCGGCGGCGGGACGAAGATGCGCTCCCTCATCAAGGATATCTTCCTTGAGAATTTCAAGAGCCCCGAGCTGGCGAAGCTGAACGACTACGCCGCCGTGACTCTCCCCCCCGGCAGGGTCGCCCTCACCACCGATTCCTTCGTCGTCGATCCCTGGGAGTTTCCAGGAGGCAACATCGGCGATCTCGCCGTGTGCGGCACCGTCAACGACCTCGCCATGTCCGGCGCGACTCCCCTCTACCTGACTACCGGTTTCATACTTCCGGAGGGTTTTCCCCTGGGCGACCTTCGCAAGATAGTCAAAGCGATGGCTCTACGGGCCGAGGAGGCGGGCGTCGCGATAGTCGCGGGGGATACCAAGGTTGTCGAGGCGGGCTGCGGCCCCTTCCTGAACACTGCGGGGGTTGGGGTCATCCCGGAGGGAGTCGAAATAGCCGGTGAAAACGCGAGGCCGGGCGACGCCGTGATTATAACCGGCGTAGCGGGCAGCCACGGCATTGCGGTCCTCTCGAAGCGGGAGGGGATATCCTTTTCCACGGAGATACTGAGCGACGCCGCGCCGCTTTGCGGGATAACGAGGGCCCTCCTGACCGGCGGCGCACTCCCCCACGTCCTTCGCGACCCCACGCGCGGAGGGGTTGCCGAGGCGCTAAACGAGATCGCCTCCCAGTCCGGGGTGGAGATAGAGATAGACGACAACCTAATCCCGCTGGAGGCAGGAGTCCGCTCCGCCTGCGACCTTTTGGGCTACGACCCCCTGCACGTCGCCAACGAGGGGTGCATGCTGGTGATCATTCCGGGGGAGTTGAAGGAAAAGGCTCTGGGGATAATCAGAGGGTGCAGATACGGCGAAAGGGCCGAGATAATCGGAGAAGTCAGGGCCGGAACGCCCCGCGTGGTCGCCCGGACGATTCTGGGTTCCAGAAGGTTGGTTGATGCCCCAGCCGGAGAATTACTCCCCCGCATCTGCTGA
- the hypD gene encoding hydrogenase formation protein HypD, producing the protein MAPSSDFFRDRELAGKLLDRIRSYDGPPVSVMEVCGTHTVAIARMGLRGLLPPAVTLLSGPGCPVCVTPVKAFDEALWLAENEKVILATYGDALRVPGTKKNLAAAKAEGCLIAPVYSATDALALARKNPGKEVVFLGLGFETTSPTVAHSLTVAKKEGLKNFSVLSAHKALMPALEALLLDPAVRIGAFLCPGHASMVLGSDIYLPVAEKYKVPCVVAGFEPVDVLAGLVMILAQAKEGRAVVENGYPRAVSAKGNLPAKELLRAAFTLVDAGWRGLGELPRSGYEPSEEYSEFDARKKFLKGVEIDSKEPPGCRCAEVLRGIIPPAECPLFGVACTPESPVGACMVSSEGACGAHFRYRGV; encoded by the coding sequence ATGGCTCCATCCTCTGATTTTTTCCGCGACCGGGAACTTGCGGGGAAGCTCCTCGACAGGATCCGAAGCTACGACGGCCCGCCCGTCTCCGTAATGGAGGTCTGCGGCACCCACACCGTGGCCATCGCCAGGATGGGCCTTCGCGGCCTGCTGCCCCCCGCCGTAACCCTCCTTTCGGGCCCCGGCTGCCCCGTCTGCGTCACCCCGGTAAAAGCCTTCGACGAGGCCCTGTGGCTGGCGGAAAATGAAAAGGTAATTCTCGCGACCTACGGCGACGCCCTCCGGGTGCCCGGCACCAAAAAGAACCTCGCGGCGGCAAAGGCCGAGGGGTGCCTGATCGCGCCCGTCTATTCCGCCACCGACGCGCTTGCTCTCGCCCGAAAAAACCCCGGCAAAGAGGTCGTTTTTCTCGGACTGGGGTTCGAGACCACCTCCCCCACCGTCGCCCACTCCCTCACCGTCGCTAAAAAAGAGGGTCTTAAAAATTTCTCGGTCCTCAGCGCCCACAAGGCCCTGATGCCCGCGCTGGAAGCCCTGCTCCTCGACCCGGCGGTAAGAATCGGCGCATTCCTTTGCCCCGGCCACGCCTCGATGGTGCTCGGCTCCGACATCTACCTCCCCGTGGCCGAAAAATACAAGGTCCCCTGCGTCGTCGCCGGGTTCGAGCCGGTGGACGTGCTGGCGGGTCTCGTGATGATCCTCGCTCAGGCGAAGGAGGGAAGGGCCGTGGTCGAGAACGGCTACCCCCGCGCCGTCAGCGCAAAGGGCAACCTCCCTGCGAAGGAACTGCTCCGCGCGGCCTTCACGCTGGTGGACGCGGGCTGGCGCGGCCTCGGCGAACTTCCCCGGAGCGGCTACGAGCCCTCCGAAGAGTATTCAGAATTTGACGCCAGGAAAAAGTTTCTGAAGGGGGTCGAGATTGACTCGAAGGAGCCCCCCGGCTGCCGTTGCGCCGAAGTCTTGCGCGGGATAATACCTCCCGCCGAATGCCCGCTCTTCGGCGTCGCCTGCACCCCCGAATCTCCCGTCGGCGCCTGCATGGTCTCCTCCGAGGGCGCCTGCGGGGCCCACTTCCGCTACAGAGGGGTCTAA
- a CDS encoding HypC/HybG/HupF family hydrogenase formation chaperone, with product MCVAVPGKIISIDENLMALADFGGSSREISVALLEEPKEGDYIIVHAGFALHKVSPAEAEETIEMMRRMVDDGSIL from the coding sequence ATGTGCGTAGCCGTACCCGGAAAAATAATTTCCATCGACGAAAACCTTATGGCGCTGGCCGATTTCGGCGGCTCCAGCCGCGAGATCTCGGTCGCCCTCCTCGAAGAGCCGAAGGAAGGCGATTACATCATCGTCCACGCGGGCTTCGCCCTCCACAAGGTGAGCCCCGCCGAGGCCGAGGAAACCATAGAAATGATGCGCCGGATGGTTGACGATGGCTCCATCCTCTGA
- a CDS encoding integration host factor subunit beta, whose translation MNKSELIKTVAEKGGLSMKAAKEVVNTFFDANIEAILRDERIEIRGFGSFVNKQYDAYTGRNPKTGTKIEVPEKKLPFFKVGKELKFRVDS comes from the coding sequence ATGAACAAGTCAGAACTCATCAAGACCGTGGCCGAAAAGGGCGGGCTCTCTATGAAGGCCGCCAAAGAGGTTGTAAACACCTTCTTTGACGCCAATATTGAGGCCATCCTCAGGGACGAGCGGATCGAGATCAGGGGGTTCGGCAGCTTCGTAAACAAACAATACGACGCCTACACGGGCCGCAATCCCAAGACCGGAACGAAGATAGAGGTTCCGGAAAAGAAGCTCCCCTTCTTCAAGGTCGGTAAAGAGCTTAAATTCCGCGTCGACTCCTAA